In Zygosaccharomyces rouxii strain CBS732 chromosome F complete sequence, a single window of DNA contains:
- the MKK1 gene encoding mitogen-activated protein kinase kinase MKK1 (similar to uniprot|P32491 Saccharomyces cerevisiae YPL140C MKK2 Mitogen-activated kinase kinase involved in protein kinase C signaling pathway that controls cell integrity upon activation by Bck1p phosphorylates downstream target Slt2p functionally redundant with Mkk1p), whose product MASLFKPPESARRNAKSPKLTLPPSLRNNHAELNHDDIINGAGIARPSNGSSPSLDHLRGVTPLYSSSEITIPRSDQTPPTTSSSSIYSMTSSKPMKKRPVPPPIPTSVLSNLKESSSSQSTPKVDKMANSLSKLQIGGDSTLPYSSQDLNNSTDTYPSAVLSAYDSNGNSPTALETKIAGKDIDQLDEEVWEHQMLKHQIETVGILGEGAGGAVAKCRLKTNSGGKIFALKTINTLNTDPEYQKQIFRELQFNKSFESDYIVKYYGMFADQQNSTIYIAMEYMGGKSLDAVYKNLIRRGGRISEKVLGKIAEAVLRGLSYLHERKIIHRDIKPQNILLNLQGQVKLCDFGVSGEAVNSLATTFTGTSFYMAPERIKGQPYSVTCDVWSLGLTLLEVAQGRFPFGSDKMAANVAPIELLTIILTFTPELKDEPELDIYWSKAFKSFIEYCLKKETRERPSPRQMINHPWIQGQMKKKTNMEKFINKCWEDEA is encoded by the coding sequence ATGGCATCGTTATTCAAACCACCTGAATCAGCAAGGCGTAATGCAAAATCTCCAAAGCTTACACTCCCGCCTTCGCTGAGAAATAATCACGCTGAATTGAATCATGACGATATTATCAACGGTGCAGGCATCGCTAGACCAAGTAATGGAAGTTCACCATCACTCGATCATCTACGAGGAGTAACACCTCTATACTCGTCATCGGAGATCACTATACCTCGTTCCGATCAAACCCCACCAACgacatcatcatcatcaatatATTCTATGACATCATCAAAAccaatgaagaaaaggccagtaccaccaccaattcCTACATCTGTACTCTCCAATTTAAAAGagtcatcttcatcacaaTCGACTCCAAAAGTGGATAAAATGGCAAATTCGTTATCCAAGTTACAAATTGGAGGGGACTCGACGTTGCCTTATTCGAGCCAAGACTTGAACAATTCGACAGACACTTACCCTAGTGCAGTATTATCCGCCTATGAcagtaatggtaatagtCCTACGGCATTAGAGACAAAAATTGCAGGTAAAGatattgatcaattggatgaagaagtttgGGAACATCAAATGTTAAAACATCAAATAGAAACAGTGGGTATATTAGGTGAAGGTGCAGGTGGTGCTGTTGCCAAATGCAGACTTAAGACGAACAGTGGTGGTAAAATATTTGCCCTAAAGACGATAAACACTCTGAACACAGATCCCGAATACCAAAAACAAATATTCAGAGAGTTACAATTCAACAAATCGTTTGAATCTGATTACATTGTCAAATATTATGGTATGTTTGCAGATCAACAAAATTCCACGATATACATTGCCATGGAATATATGGGTGGGAAATCTTTGGACGCAGTatacaaaaatttgattagACGTGGAGGTAGAATCAGTGAAAAAGTATTGGGTAAAATAGCTGAAGCGGTATTAAGAGGATTATCATATCTACATGAACGTAAAATTATTCACAGAGACATTAAACctcaaaatattttgctGAATTTACAAGGTCAAGTTAAATTATGTGATTTTGGTGTTAGTGGTGAAGCTGTTAATTCATTAGCTACAACATTCACTGGTACATCTTTTTATATGGCTCCTGAACGTATTAAGGGTCAACCCTATAGTGTTACATGTGACGTTTGGTCATTAGGTCTGACACTTCTAGAAGTCGCCCAGGGACGTTTTCCCTTTGGATCCGATAAGATGGCCGCTAATGTGGCCCCCATTGAATTATTAACAATAATTTTAACGTTTACACCAGAATTAAAGGATGAACCGGAATTAGACATTTATTGGAGTAAAGCCTTTAAATCCTTTATCGAATACTgtttgaagaaggaaaCTCGTGAAAGACCATCGCCAAGACAAATGATTAACCATCCATGGATTCAGGGacaaatgaagaaaaagacaaaTATGGAAAAATTTATAAACAAGTGCTGGGAAGATGAAGCTTGA
- the MGE1 gene encoding mitochondrial nucleotide exchange factor MGE1 (some similarities with uniprot|P38523 YOR232W Saccharomyces cerevisiae MGE1 Protein of the mitochondrial matrix involved in protein import into mitochondria) produces MIRALSYMVPRTGALPVRPVYRSVANARFYSQAKNENAQEEPKQEQENKKEEQGSELQELQQKLQNKDKEAAEYKDRLVRCVADFRNLQEVTKKDVQKAKDFALQKFAKDLLESVDNFGHALNAFDAADSKHSSEVKELYTGVKMTRDVFEKTLYKYGIEKIEPLGQQFDPNQHEATFELDQPDKEPGTVFFVQQVGFSLNSRVIRPAKVGIVKARE; encoded by the coding sequence ATGATCAGAGCTCTAAGTTATATGGTTCCTAGAACAGGTGCTTTGCCTGTTAGACCTGTTTACAGATCTGTCGCCAATGCAAGATTTTACTCACAGGCCAAGAATGAGAATGCCCAGGAAGAACCAAagcaagaacaagagaacAAGAAGGAAGAACAAGGTTCTGAACTGCAAGAATTGCAAcaaaaattgcaaaataaAGATAAGGAAGCTGCTGAATATAAGGACAGATTGGTAAGATGTGTAGCCGATTTCCGCAATTTGCAAGAAGTCACAAAGAAGGATGTGCAAAAGGCTAAAGATTTCGCCCTACAGAAATTCGCCAAGGATTTGCTAGAATCTGTTGATAACTTTGGTCACGCCCTCAATGCTTTCGATGCTGCTGATTCCAAACATTCTAGTGAAGTTAAGGAACTCTATACTGGTGTCAAGATGACAAGAGATGTGTTTGAAAAGACTCTATACAAGTACGGTATCGAGAAAATTGAACCATTAGGTCAACAATTCGACCCTAACCAGCACGAAGCTACTTTCGAATTGGATCAACCTGACAAGGAACCTGGTACCGTTTTCTTTGTGCAACAAGTAGGTTTCTCATTGAACAGCAGAGTCATCAGACCTGCTAAGGTTGGTATCGTAAAAGCAAGAGAGTAA
- a CDS encoding uncharacterized protein (similar to Saccharomyces cerevisiae YPL141C and to YOR233W uniprot|Q01919 Saccharomyces cerevisiae YOR233W KIN4 Nonessential protein kinase with unknown cellular role), with protein MSAMTSLPQRHTYYGGEVGVHTHEISAKPRKRHVTFGPYIVGSTLGEGEFGKVKLGWSKAASSSLEVPKQVAIKLIRRDSIPKNSEKEVKIYREINALKHLSHPNIVKLEEVLQNSKYIGIVLEYASGGEFYKYIQRKRRLKEAIACRLFAQLVSGVNYMHSKGLVHRDLKLENLLLDKHENLVITDFGFVNEFVSHNELMKTSCGSPCYAAPELVVSTKPYEARKSDVWSCGVILYAMLAGYLPWDDDPKNPDGNDIVRLYYYITRTPLKFPEYITPLSRDLLRRILVSDPKKRITLRSIHKHEWLKPHAAFISITPEEWDKAMSSKDVFRLPHPAHTRPKRPQSSCSTSSTGSKGEKRDSLIMDYTLVPLPAPPHQSQSHVITKPSPPSPEIRTSPVRNQLSRHTRSNSAASVALQAVVDAERDSNSMLSHPHGNGVNAVNGGTVSGNKLIPRSNTMSGNVSSLLNKDSVIVETSPSKSRLIEPMDENSIMRPPLNSISNVAASRTVHGKPRPTSYHPGSMATNTDNKDPPPTLSGVPNLSPTRPLSFIEPSPLDSTPSLVPDAGASSQEHSPKMLPRRSFSVSKPLLDLQSVNGDLIKSHGDAQPMARRLHEQVEDGDYKQRRQSRRYSSLFNSVTEEGEDMDQKSIAPQSRATSHTRSRTSSKTHSRQPSGNTNTVGGSEPVEPVKSRTTTTAGANTRDKDKKLDKKRFSFLSFYSSYNTSRSSIASEKIPSVPAPTSQPQQHRRVDSQSSRQNSISRMGTRNSLRVVGQTPLQQQQQQRQAPAQQQPPAQQQQPFTRTKIKKNRQSMMEPSQPQVRPQGEQSTAKKVMDFFKRRSMRV; from the coding sequence ATGTCTGCTATGACTTCATTACCACAACGGCATACGTATTACGGTGGTGAAGTTGGAGTACATACACATGAGATTAGTGCTAAACCAAGGAAGAGACACGTAACTTTTGGACCATACATCGTTGGATCAACACTAGGGGAAGGTGAATTTGGTAAAGTTAAATTAGGATGGTCCAAAGCCGCTTCATCGTCGCTAGAGGTGCCTAAGCAAGTTGCCATTAAATTAATCAGAAGAGATAGTATTCCAAAGAATTCTGAGAAGGAGGTTAAAATCTACAGGGAAATAAATGCATTAAAACATTTATCGCATCCGAATATTGTTAAATTGGAAGAGGTATTACAAAATTCGAAGTATATTGGTATCGTGCTCGAGTACGCATCTGGGGGAGAGTTTTACAAATATATTCAAAGGAAACGACGGCTCAAAGAAGCTATAGCATGTAGATTATTTGCACAGCTGGTTTCGGGCGTTAACTATATGCATTCTAAAGGGTTAGTTCATCGGGATTTGAAACTAGAAAATCTACTATTGGATAAACATGAGAATTTGGTTATAACAGATTTTGGGTTTGTTAATGAATTCGTTTCGCACAAcgaattgatgaaaacaTCATGTGGGTCGCCTTGTTACGCTGCACCTGAATTGGTCGTTAGCACAAAGCCCTATGAAGCAAGGAAAAGTGACGTTTGGTCATGCGGTGTGATTTTATATGCAATGTTAGCAGGTTATTTACCATGGGACGATGATCCAAAGAATCCTGACGGGAATGATATCGTTAGACTGTATTATTACATCACAAGAACACCTCTAAAATTTCCGGAATACATTACGCCATTGTCAAGAGATCTATTAAGACGCATATTAGTATCTGACCCTAAAAAGAGAATAACACTGAGAAGTATCCATAAACACGAATGGTTAAAACCTCATGCGGCATTCATTTCAATTACTCCAGAAGAATGGGACAAGGCGATGTCATCAAAGGACGTATTTAGACTGCCACACCCCGCACATACAAGACCAAAGAGACCTCAGTCAAGTTGTTCTACATCATCAACAGGTTCTAAAGGCGAGAAGAGAGATTCATTAATAATGGATTATACTTTAGTGCCATTACCAGCACCGCCTCACCAATCACAATCGCATGTAATCACAaaaccatcaccaccatctcCAGAAATAAGAACTTCACCTGTAAGGAATCAGTTGAGTCGACACACTAGGAGCAATTCAGCTGCGTCAGTAGCATTACAAGCGGTAGTAGATGCTGAAAGGGATAGTAACAGTATGCTTTCGCATCCTCATGGTAACGGTGTCAACGCAGTCAACGGCGGCACTGTCAGCGGCAACAAGTTAATACCGAGATCCAATACAATGTCTGGTAACGTTTCATCCTTACTGAATAAAGATAGTGTCATAGTGGAAACTAGTCCCTCTAAGAGTAGACTCATTGAACCAATGGATGAAAATAGCATAATGAGGCCACCATTAAACAGCATAAGTAACGTGGCAGCTTCTAGAACGGTTCATGGGAAACCAAGACCTACGTCTTATCATCCAGGTTCGATGGCGACCAATACTGATAATAAGGATCCACCACCTACTCTATCCGGTGTACCCAATCTATCACCAACACGTCCCTTGTCTTTCATAGAACCATCACCATTAGATTCAACACCTTCATTAGTACCTGATGCAGGTGCATCTTCACAAGAGCATTCACCTAAAATGTTACCAAGAAGATCTTTCTCTGTAAGCAAACCATTGCTGGATTTACAAAGTGTTAATGGAGATTTGATTAAATCTCATGGTGATGCACAACCAATGGCAAGAAGGCTACACGAGCAagttgaagatggtgattATAAACAAAGAAGACAATCAAGACGTTATAGTTCattattcaattctgtCACTGAAGAAGGGGAAGATATGGATCAAAAGAGTATTGCACCACAAAGCAGAGCCACCAGTCATACACGAAGTAGGACATCAAGTAAAACCCACAGTAGACAGCCAAGTGGCAATACCAATACCGTAGGGGGATCAGAACCAGTAGAACCGGTGAAGAGTCGCACAACGACAACAGCAGGCGCTAATACCAGGgataaagataaaaaaCTTGATAAGAAGAGATTCAGCTTTTTATCGTTTTACTCATCCTACAACACTTCAAGATCAAGTATTGCATCGGAAAAGATCCCGTCCGTACCAGCACCAACTtcacaaccacaacaacacAGACGTGTTGATTCACAGTCTTCACGTCAAAATTCCATCTCTAGAATGGGGACAAGAAATTCTCTGAGAGTGGTTGGTCAAACTCCATtgcaacagcagcagcagcagcgTCAAGCGCCCGCGCAGCAACAGCCGCCCGcacaacagcaacagccGTTCACGAGAAccaagatcaagaaaaatAGACAATCGATGATGGAACCATCTCAACCACAGGTACGACCACAGGGTGAACAATCAACGGCTAAGAAAGtgatggattttttcaagagGAGAAGCATGAGAGTTTGA
- the RPL33A gene encoding 60S ribosomal protein eL33 (highly similar to uniprot|P05744 Saccharomyces cerevisiae YPL143W, RPL33A Ribosomal Protein of the Large subunit): protein MAQSHRLYVKGKHLSYTRTRKHNNPSVSLVKIEGVSTPQDAQFYLGKRVAYVYRTSKEVRGSKIRVIWGKLTRTHGNSGVVRANFRNNLPAKTFGASVRIFLYPSNI from the exons ATGGCCCAGTCCCATAGAT TGTACGTCAAAGGTAAGCACTTGTCCTACACAAGAACTAGAAAGCACAACAACCCAAGTGTTTCTCTAGTTAAGATTGAAGGTGTTTCTACCCCACAAGATGCCCAATTCTACCTAGGTAAGCGCGTGGCATACGTGTACAGAACTTCTAAGGAAGTTAGAGGTTCTAAGATCAGAGTCATCTGGGGTAAGCTAACCAGAACCCACGGTAACTCTGGTGTCGTTAGAGCAAACTTCAGAAACAACTTGCCAGCCAAGACCTTTGGTGCCTCCGTTAGAATTTTCTTGTACCCTTCCAAcatttaa
- the POC4 gene encoding Poc4p (similar to uniprot|Q6Q5F7 Saccharomyces cerevisiae YPL144W Hypothetical ORF), which yields MQTKTVSHTIETPLEPIQLLATLPVNDSKKTPISITISGSAGLACYHYAIPYRDDVVGSLMVDDANDSKRDITRQLATLVAKKYQRPCYVAYACNNTEDQLLIIRQCIEFLKLNI from the coding sequence ATGCAGACAAAGACGGTTTCCCATACCATTGAGACTCCATTAGAGCCAATTCAACTCTTGGCAACACTACCAGTCAATGATTCAAAGAAGACACCCATTAGTATAACCATTTCAGGTTCTGCCGGACTCGCATGTTACCATTACGCCATTCCATACAGAGATGACGTTGTCGGTAGCTTGATGGTAGACGACGCAAACGATTCCAAGAGAGATATCACAAGACAGTTGGCAACTCTGGTCGCCAAGAAATATCAAAGACCTTGCTACGTTGCGTACGCATGCAACAATACTGAGGACCAGCTGTTAATAATCCGCCAATGTATAGAATTTCTAAAGCTAAATatctaa
- the DFR1 gene encoding dihydrofolate reductase (similar to uniprot|P07807 Saccharomyces cerevisiae YOR236W DFR1 Dihydrofolate reductase part of the dTTP biosynthetic pathway involved in folate metabolism possibly required for mitochondrial function), translated as MGKPIVCIVAALCPHMGIGYRGGLPWKLSQEMKYFRQVTTSTFTEGKSNAVIMGRRTWESIPAKFRPLKGRINVVLSRQFPSFQREDDRFLSNDLSHAIKSLQDLPVERIYIIGGAQLYTESIDIATHWLVTNIHFNSQNEQPPPVDTFLPRLTHHEEVSPEQLAEFLPSQVELPPLQALQYGNHHYSMQDNFTYWYTLYESQNT; from the coding sequence ATGGGAAAACCCATAGTATGCATAGTGGCAGCTCTTTGCCCTCACATGGGCATTGGATATCGAGGCGGATTACCATGGAAACTTAGCCAAGAGATGAAATACTTCAGACAAGTTACGACTTCGACTTTTACAGAGGGTAAATCAAATGCCGTTATCATGGGAAGACGTACGTGGGAATCGATTCCAGCAAAATTCAGACCTTTGAAAGGCAGAATCAACGTGGTTCTTTCGAGGCAATTCCCCAGTTTCCAAAGGGAGGACGACAGATTTCTAAGTAATGACTTATCCCATGCCATTAAATCGCTACAAGATTTACCCGTCGAGCGTATTTACATCATTGGCGGCGCTCAATTATACACGGAAAGCATTGACATTGCAACCCATTGGCTAGTGACAAACATCCATTTCAACTCACAAAACGAACAACCTCCACCAGTAGACACTTTTCTTCCGAGACTTACCCACCACGAAGAGGTGTCACCTGAACAACTGGCGGAGTTCCTGCCAAGCCAGGTGGAACTGCCGCCATTGCAGGCCCTACAGTACGGTAACCACCACTACAGCATGCAGGATAACTTCACATACTGGTATACCCTATACGAGAGCCAGAATACGTAA
- the KES1 gene encoding oxysterol-binding protein KES1 (highly similar to gnl|GLV|KLLA0D07480g Kluyveromyces lactis KLLA0D07480g and similar to YPL145C uniprot|P35844 Saccharomyces cerevisiae YPL145C KES1 Member of the oxysterol binding protein family which includes seven yeast homologs involved in negative regulation of Sec14p-dependent Golgi complex secretory functions peripheral membrane protein that localizes to the Golgi complex), whose amino-acid sequence MTTYANSSTWTSFLKSITSFNGDLSSLSAPPFILSPTSLSEFSQYWAEHPDLFLGPAFIKNESDASKICPGIDVESPEVARMLAVVKWFISTLKSQYCSRSESMGTEKKPLNPFLGELFVGKWDNKNHPDFGETVLLSEQVSHHPPITAYSIFNDKNDVSLQGYNQIKSSFSKSLTLSVKQYGHALLSVGKESYLITLPPLHVEGILVASPFAELEGKSYIQSSTGLLCVLEYSGRGYFSGKKNSFKARIFKDSKDSKDKDKALYTISGQWSGLSKISQSNKHKDDGVLFYDASKNPTELLNVKDIKDQHPLESRRAWKDVAESIKQGDYENITKAKTELEESQRSRRKEEVSKGIQWQQRWFKGVDYSQAQEDDFSLLSGLANLSVKNLFSGTTTEDKDEKKDVPSLHWRFQRAAWDNEKEIRLSGASSS is encoded by the coding sequence ATGACAACCTAtgcaaattcatcaacgTGGACGTCTTTTTTGAAGTCTATTACTTCGTTTAACGGTGACTTGTCCTCTTTGTCAGCACCACCTTTTATCTTATCGCCAACTTCATTATCTGAATTTTCCCAGTACTGGGCAGAGCATCCTGACTTATTTTTAGGTCCTGCCTTCATCAAGAATGAATCCGATGCTTCCAAGATTTGCCCCGGTATTGATGTCGAATCTCCGGAAGTCGCACGTATGTTGGCCGTGGTTAAATGGTTTATCTCAACACTAAAGAGTCAATATTGTTCACGTAGTGAGAGTATGGGCACCGAAAAGAAACCATTAAACCCATTTTTGGGTGAATTGTTCGTCGGTAAATGGGATAACAAAAATCATCCAGATTTTGGTGAAACTGTTTTATTAAGCGAACAAGTATCTCACCATCCACCAATTACCGcttattcaatttttaacGATAAAAATGATGTTAGCCTACAGGGTTacaatcaaatcaaatcatcattctccaaatctttaacgCTTAGCGTCAAACAATATGGTCATGCACTTTTGTCCGTCGGTAAAGAATCTTATCTAATCACTTTACCACCTTTGCACGTTGAAGGTATTTTAGTTGCAAGTCCATTTGCCGAATTAGAAGGTAAATCTTATATCCAAAGTTCAACAGGCTTATTATGTGTGTTAGAATATTCCGGTAGAGGCTACTTCTCCGGTAAGAAGAACTCTTTCAAGGCAAGAATCTTCAAGGATTCAAAAGATAGTAAAGATAAGGATAAAGCGCTATACACCATATCTGGTCAATGGTCCGGATTATCGAAGATTTCCCAATCAAATAAACATAAAGATGACGGCGTTTTGTTTTACGATGCTTCAAAGAACCCAACTGAGTTGTTAAACGTCAAAGATATAAAGGATCAACACCCACTTGAATCAAGAAGGGCATGGAAGGATGTAGCAGAATCAATTAAACAAGGCGATTATGAAAACATTACGAAAGCAAAGAccgaattggaagaatctcaaagatcaagaaggaaagaagaagtatcAAAGGGCATCCAGTGGCAACAGAGGTGGTTCAAAGGTGTCGATTATTCTCAAGCCCAAGAAGACGATTTTTCATTGTTATCTGGTTTAGCTAATTTATCagtaaagaatttgtttaGTGGTACAACTACTGAAGATaaggatgaaaagaaagacgTCCCATCCTTACATTGGAGATTCCAAAGGGCGGCGTGGGACAACGAGAAGGAGATTCGTCTTTCCGGTGCAAGCTCTTCATAG
- the NOP53 gene encoding Nop53p (similar to uniprot|Q12080 Saccharomyces cerevisiae YPL146C NOP53 Nucleolar protein involved in biogenesis of the 60S subunit of the ribosome interacts with rRNA processing factors Cbf5p and Nop2p null mutant is viable but growth is severely impaired) has translation MSAIHRPAQYKQSSRKGKKAWRKNIDVSDVEKGLQDKNELEITHGTPDLSQLQDDKLFQVDDQGDLDLKSKLIKRKQIKKNIRSREILDAVKTNSKVDIVKHPKTSEQPKDKIQNVSKKELQRLLNLAGKTVGESKWKNRVAKEGLIKSGSFDLWNQDSGKKMTTRAGIQVEVDPSKEIPKELVELSTTSWSLPSTRPSTLERAPEKVQEYEELPHAGKSYNPNEKDWNQLIMAEYTSEKAREDNRIAQREYSAKIAHLIEVLGDSEEEDSDSSEEEEENEQEEEGSSNEDTRLSMNEVVKNKKKTKYQRNKAKKHEERVKMQEELKRLKSHLRELEKLQDLEKEVEKKKPAKVQKTKKNKKHKLGTKYSAREANLEVKFSDELSDSLRKLRPEGNLLYDQMRKLQSSGKVETRIPVSRSKGNKPKVTEKWTYKDFK, from the coding sequence ATGTCTGCTATTCATAGACCTGCTCAGTATAAACAGTCTTCTCGTAAAGGTAAGAAGGCCTGGAGAAAGAACATTGATGTTAGTGATGTCGAAAAGGGTTTACAGGATAAAAACGAATTAGAGATTACACACGGTACTCCAGACCTTTCCCAGTTGCAAGATGATAAACTTTTCCAAGTTGATGATCAAGGTGATTTAGACTTGAAAAGtaaattgatcaagaggaaacagataaagaagaatataaGGAGTAGAGAAATTTTAGATGCAGTAAAGACAAATTCTAAAGTCGATATTGTCAAACATCCAAAGACCTCGGAGCAACCAAAGGATAAAATTCAAAACGTTTCcaagaaagaattacagaGATTGTTAAATTTGGCAGGTAAAACTGTCGGTGAAtcaaaatggaaaaataGAGTTGCCAAGGAAGGTTTAATAAAATCAGGATCCTTTGACCTTTGGAATCAAGATTCCGGTAAAAAAATGACTACCCGTGCCGGTATACAAGTGGAAGTGGATCCAAGCAAGGAAATTCCCAAAGAACTAGTCGAATTATCCACAACAAGTTGGAGTTTACCATCTACCAGACCTAGTACATTAGAAAGAGCTCCTGAAAAAGTTCAAGaatatgaagaattaccacACGCTGGTAAGTCTTACAACCCGAATGAAAAGGATTGGAATCAATTAATTATGGCAGAATACACTTCTGAAAAGGCTAGAGAGGACAATAGAATTGCTCAAAGGGAATATAGTGCTAAAATTGCACATTTAATTGAAGTGCTAGGAGATAGTGAGGAGGAAGATTCGGATTcatctgaagaagaagaggaaaacgaacaagaagaagaaggtagTAGTAACGAGGATACCAGATTATCAATGAACGAAGTGGTtaaaaacaagaaaaagactAAATACCAGAGAAATAAAGCTAAGAAACATGAGGAAAGAGTGAAAATGCAAGAGGAGCTAAAACGACTCAAGTCTCATCTTCGTGAActggaaaaattacaagatcttgaaaaggaagttgaaaagaagaagccTGCTAAAGTacaaaagacaaagaaaaataagaaaCACAAGTTGGGAACCAAATATTCCGCTAGAGAAGCTAACTTAGAAGTTAAATTTTCAGATGAGTTATCAGATTCCCTCAGAAAATTGAGACCAGAGGGGAATCTTCTATATGATCAAATGAGAAAATTACAAAGTTCAGGTAAAGTGGAAACTCGTATTCCTGTAAGTAGATCAAAGGGAAATAAACCTAAGGTTACAGAGAAATGGACTtacaaagattttaaataA
- a CDS encoding uncharacterized protein (similar to uniprot|Q08634 Saccharomyces cerevisiae YOR238W Hypothetical ORF): MSKSHLIIVPCHSIWNPFRHSQVPNGKSNLGQNPEHWYLKPFQLQGNDHLAFIKHGLQAIITLLKDEKDESFLVFSGSQTILAAGALSESQSYYLLMRQLLRASDGQDPPNFDGIAKFINEIKQLLAKREIDIETLFNTRVTTEEYALDSFDNLIYSIYRFKQMNDSWPQEITIVGFGFKKKRFLELHAKAIDFPKERMNYISIDPSPKGYIINETNQYFQHLAEMELKNAVSLFEKDWFATRDPLLTKKQSRNPFKRSNDYEDVRLFNLKSPIDHDKLFFDIYIRDKMPWSKKE; encoded by the coding sequence ATGTCCAAATCACATTTAATCATAGTGCCGTGCCATTCTATTTGGAATCCATTCCGTCACAGTCAAGTTCCAAATGGTAAGTCCAATTTGGGCCAAAATCCTGAGCATTGGTATTTAAAACCATTTCAATTACAAGGTAATGACCATTTAGCATTTATCAAGCATGGATTGCAAGCGATCATAACTTTACTCAAAGACGAAAAGGATGAGTCCTTTTTAGTCTTTTCAGGTTCTCAGACTATATTGGCTGCTGGCGCACTTTCAGAATCGCAAAGTTATTACCTTTTAATGAGACAATTGTTGAGAGCATCTGATGGTCAAGACCCACCAAATTTTGACGGAATTGctaaatttatcaatgaaatcaAACAGTTGTTGGCTAAACGTGAAATTGATATCGAAACCCTTTTCAACACTAGAGTCACAACAGAGGAATATGCATTGGATTCATTTGATAATTTAATCTACTCCATCTATAGATTTAAACAAATGAATGATAGTTGGCCACAGGAGATAACAATTGTCggatttggatttaaaaagaaaaggttCTTAGAATTGCACGCGAAGGCAATTGATTTCCCCAAGGAACGCATGAACTACATTTCTATAGATCCATCACCAAAGGGTTATATCATCAATGAAACAAACCAGTACTTTCAACATTTAGCCGAgatggaattgaaaaatgcagTATCTTTATTCGAAAAGGATTGGTTCGCCACAAGAGATCCGCTCTTGACAAAGAAACAATCTCGTAATCCGTTCAAAAGATCGAATGATTATGAAGATGTAcgtcttttcaatttgaagagtCCCATCGATCATGACAAACTGTTTTTcgatatatatataaggGACAAGATGCCCTGGtcaaaaaaagaataa